A window from Kluyveromyces lactis strain NRRL Y-1140 chromosome E complete sequence encodes these proteins:
- the PAN6 gene encoding pantoate--beta-alanine ligase PAN6 (similar to uniprot|P40459 Saccharomyces cerevisiae YIL145C PAN6 Pantothenate synthase also known as pantoate-beta-alanine ligase required for pantothenic acid biosynthesis deletion causes pantothenic acid auxotrophy homologous to E. coli panC), giving the protein MQVLRTVAEVRAWRKQENVRNEDVGFVPTMGCLHEGHASLIQQSIKDNKFTVVSIFVNPSQFAPTEDLDKYPRTLDADKKLLEELGVDAVFVPQPKDLYPRGIPLDVSKQVGPFISVLGLSEKLEGKTRPNFFRGVATVVGKLFNIVQPTKAYFGQKDFQQFVVLQNMVKELFFDLELVMMPITRSATSGLALSSRNKYLCEESLEIAANIYKGLKDGAQLIIKNQATEGVTRDDVLDAIQSRWIPYYQTGDFKLDYISIADVETLDEVETLSNKSQDIVISCAVYVRDRLDLKTTVRLIDNVLVPGC; this is encoded by the coding sequence ATGCAGGTTTTGCGTACAGTTGCAGAGGTGAGGGCTTGGAGAAAGCAAGAGAATGTCAGAAATGAAGATGTCGGATTTGTTCCTACGATGGGTTGTCTTCATGAAGGACACGCTTCATTGATCCAGCAATCCATAAAAGATAACAAGTTCACCGTTGTTTCCATATTTGTTAATCCTTCGCAGTTTGCACCCACAGAGGATTTGGACAAGTATCCTAGAACATTAGATGCTGACAAGAAATTACTCGAGGAACTTGGTGTTGATGCCGTCTTCGTTCCGCAACCTAAAGATCTTTACCCTAGAGGTATACCTTTGGACGTTTCGAAGCAAGTGGGGCCCTTTATCAGTGTATTGGGGTTGAGTGAAAAACTAGAAGGGAAGACAAGAccaaatttcttcagagGTGTTGCAACTGTGGTTGGGAAACTATTCAATATAGTTCAACCCACCAAGGCATATTTCGGTCAGAAAGATTTCCAACAATTTGTTGTTTTACAAAACATGGTCAAAGAAttattctttgatcttgaacttGTGATGATGCCGATCACAAGATCTGCAACCAGTGGATTAGCGTTAAGCAGTAGGAACAAATATCTCTGCGAAGAATCTCTAGAGATAGCGGCGAACATTTACAAAGGCTTAAAAGACGGGGCACAACTGATTATTAAAAATCAGGCGACGGAAGGTGTTACTAGAGATGATGTACTTGATGCTATTCAGAGTAGATGGATCCCATATTACCAGACTggtgatttcaaattggatTACATATCAATCGCCGATGTGGAAACTTTAGACGAAGTTGAAACGCTTTCCAATAAATCACAAGATATCGTCATCAGCTGCGCAGTTTATGTGAGAGATAGATTGGACTTGAAAACTACAGTGAGGTTAATAGACAATGTACTAGTCCCTGGTTGCTAG